A genomic segment from Pseudobacteriovorax antillogorgiicola encodes:
- a CDS encoding TIGR04211 family SH3 domain-containing protein: MRCFAGNAVVLTSLIWVSFSLLGATKYVSDTLYIPLKTQSKNAGRVIRHLKSGTAVTIVERDKSDSDFAKIRLVGQDSTEGWVKTRYLEDEPIAKYKLSQLESKFEKLQSQQEPLKDTVEELKAKLKLAISENKQLKGKESNLEARLDDIKNISSNSIELFEANKRLKAEKDKLAQDVQELRRENVRLQSNQRNEGIKLGLFAISLGGLAGFMLPYVKPRGRRNKGVRLR; the protein is encoded by the coding sequence ATGAGGTGCTTTGCCGGAAATGCAGTGGTCCTAACGAGTCTTATTTGGGTGAGCTTTTCACTGCTGGGAGCAACCAAATATGTTTCAGACACACTCTATATCCCTCTAAAAACTCAGAGTAAGAATGCAGGCCGCGTGATACGCCATCTGAAAAGTGGCACGGCAGTTACGATCGTGGAGCGTGACAAAAGCGACTCAGATTTCGCAAAGATTCGATTGGTAGGACAAGACAGCACCGAGGGTTGGGTAAAAACCCGGTATTTGGAGGACGAGCCGATTGCCAAATACAAGCTGTCTCAATTAGAGAGTAAGTTCGAGAAACTGCAAAGTCAGCAAGAGCCTCTGAAGGACACGGTTGAAGAACTCAAGGCCAAACTTAAACTTGCGATCTCGGAAAATAAGCAGCTCAAGGGCAAGGAGAGCAACCTAGAGGCCAGGCTGGACGATATTAAAAACATATCATCCAATTCGATCGAGCTTTTTGAGGCAAATAAGCGTCTCAAAGCCGAAAAAGACAAGCTGGCCCAAGATGTTCAGGAACTGCGTCGCGAAAATGTTCGTCTTCAGTCGAACCAACGCAATGAGGGCATCAAGCTAGGGCTATTTGCTATTAGTTTGGGGGGCTTAGCAGGCTTTATGCTGCCCTATGTGAAGCCTCGTGGCCGTCGGAACAAAGGGGTGCGGCTTCGCTGA
- a CDS encoding TldD/PmbA family protein: MLDSQVAKSVIDAGMAHGADFVDIFVERNVGEAVSYVDQKVKDIRTGTDYGIGLRVVFGTKAVYGYTNLDDKEELLRIIDVLCAQDRRDPRAVVPQDFTLAQNPDRQTILRGLDQHVPLDEKISLLRAIDQKSRSHQLIKQVDINTIQRWQKIHVFNSEGLEAHDERHYIRLSTSLIAQDGNEQSRAYAGPGGMQGWEFAESIDPEELAETLAKRAVTVLRAKPCPAGKMPVVIDNGFGGVIFHEACGHLLETTAVEKKASVFHDRMGEMIAHSAVSAVDDGVVAQKWGSINIDDEGMTTQKTQLIKDGKLVSFLVDRMGSVKTGYERTGSGRRQSYKFAPASRMRNTYIEAGPHSFDNLIGSVDRGIYAKVMGGGSVSPGTGDFNFAIEEAYMIEGGKIAEAVKGATLIGSGPETLQKISMVGSNFSLAPGMCGSVSGSIPVTVGQPALKVDEILVGGEA; this comes from the coding sequence ATGCTTGATAGTCAGGTGGCAAAATCTGTCATTGATGCAGGGATGGCTCACGGAGCTGATTTTGTTGATATCTTCGTGGAGCGAAATGTCGGTGAGGCCGTGTCCTATGTTGATCAGAAGGTCAAAGACATCAGAACTGGCACTGACTATGGCATTGGACTGCGGGTGGTGTTTGGAACCAAGGCTGTATACGGCTACACGAACCTGGACGATAAAGAAGAGCTTCTTCGGATTATTGATGTGCTTTGTGCTCAGGACCGAAGAGATCCTCGCGCCGTCGTGCCCCAAGATTTTACCCTAGCGCAAAACCCTGATCGGCAAACCATTCTTCGAGGACTCGACCAACACGTACCTCTTGATGAAAAAATTAGCTTGCTACGAGCGATCGATCAAAAATCTAGGTCTCATCAGCTGATTAAGCAAGTTGACATTAATACGATCCAGCGATGGCAGAAGATCCATGTTTTTAACTCTGAAGGACTAGAGGCTCATGACGAGCGGCATTACATCAGACTCTCAACGTCGCTTATCGCCCAAGATGGCAACGAGCAATCTCGTGCCTACGCTGGGCCGGGAGGAATGCAAGGCTGGGAGTTTGCCGAATCCATCGACCCCGAAGAACTTGCTGAGACTCTGGCGAAACGAGCCGTGACAGTGCTTCGGGCAAAGCCCTGCCCAGCTGGCAAAATGCCAGTGGTGATTGATAATGGCTTTGGAGGCGTTATTTTTCACGAGGCTTGTGGCCACCTCTTGGAAACGACCGCCGTCGAAAAGAAGGCATCGGTGTTCCATGACCGCATGGGTGAGATGATCGCTCACTCTGCAGTAAGTGCAGTTGATGATGGGGTTGTGGCTCAAAAATGGGGCTCTATCAATATCGATGACGAAGGCATGACAACCCAGAAAACCCAGTTGATCAAGGATGGCAAACTCGTAAGTTTTCTTGTCGATCGGATGGGTTCTGTGAAAACAGGCTATGAAAGAACCGGCTCTGGCCGGCGACAGTCCTATAAGTTTGCGCCAGCCTCTCGGATGAGAAACACTTATATCGAAGCAGGACCACACTCCTTCGACAATCTTATTGGTTCCGTCGACCGCGGTATCTACGCTAAAGTCATGGGTGGTGGCTCGGTTTCACCAGGAACGGGAGACTTCAACTTTGCTATCGAAGAGGCCTACATGATCGAAGGGGGTAAGATAGCGGAAGCTGTGAAAGGAGCAACTCTCATTGGTTCTGGTCCTGAAACACTGCAAAAAATCAGTATGGTCGGATCAAACTTTTCATTAGCTCCTGGGATGTGTGGCAGTGTGAGTGGCTCGATTCCTGTAACCGTGGGGCAGCCAGCATTGAAAGTCGATGAGATCTTAGTGGGGGGCGAAGCATGA
- a CDS encoding TldD/PmbA family protein, translating into MSQAVDLKTVGQQAIDLALELKADYCDVLGLRGNSFSLTAQGGAIDKYKVSSSNVLGIRVIKDQKVGLCYTEAMDPESVRQMVQQAVEVSKFSGVDEYQTIDVKEPEKIETKEKLYQPDDTPTEEKLAMALELESAVLGGGGHVKNSPYNGYGDGESEMIYLNHLGTYGYHRERSFSCYTSALTENDDRQAMYGVSMMGRKFQDLDPKYCADEALKYALPLLDGKAVATGKYDIIFSPDELDQIFSCFLSSFSAKAAMEGKNRFRDKVGSEVADSRLSLMDLPMYDQGFYYSSFDDEGVARRDLSLLKDGVLQSFYHNTATAKYFGTSTTAHGARSPKGALGVAGTQLVFAAGQDEEGTCHEGRYIQVIGLKGLHSGTNPISGQFSLAIDGILMNGDKVEQYVRDATISGNFFSLLNQVEAVSSKIHANSSKTFFAPTIRFGGVSVAGA; encoded by the coding sequence ATGAGTCAGGCCGTTGATTTGAAAACCGTAGGGCAACAAGCCATCGATCTTGCTTTAGAGTTGAAGGCTGACTACTGCGATGTCTTGGGTTTGCGTGGGAATTCGTTTTCTCTAACAGCCCAAGGAGGAGCCATTGATAAGTACAAGGTTTCCAGTTCCAATGTTCTCGGCATTCGGGTGATTAAAGATCAAAAAGTTGGTCTCTGCTACACCGAAGCCATGGACCCCGAATCCGTCCGACAGATGGTTCAGCAGGCTGTGGAAGTCTCTAAGTTTTCGGGTGTGGATGAGTATCAAACCATCGACGTCAAAGAGCCTGAAAAGATTGAAACCAAAGAAAAGCTTTATCAGCCTGACGATACCCCGACAGAAGAGAAGCTTGCCATGGCTCTAGAATTAGAGTCTGCGGTACTGGGTGGTGGTGGCCATGTAAAAAACTCACCTTACAACGGCTATGGTGATGGTGAAAGTGAGATGATCTATCTCAATCACCTTGGGACTTATGGCTATCATCGAGAGCGATCGTTTAGCTGCTATACCTCAGCCTTGACTGAAAATGATGATCGTCAGGCAATGTATGGGGTCTCCATGATGGGGCGTAAATTTCAAGATCTTGATCCAAAGTATTGTGCAGATGAGGCTTTAAAGTACGCTCTTCCTCTTCTCGATGGCAAGGCTGTTGCCACCGGGAAATACGACATCATATTTTCTCCTGATGAGCTCGACCAGATATTTAGCTGTTTCTTATCGAGTTTTTCAGCTAAGGCAGCCATGGAAGGCAAAAATCGCTTTCGGGATAAGGTCGGCTCAGAGGTAGCCGATAGTCGCTTATCCTTGATGGATCTACCAATGTACGACCAAGGTTTCTACTATTCTTCGTTTGATGATGAAGGGGTGGCACGACGAGATTTGAGCTTGCTAAAAGATGGTGTTTTACAAAGCTTCTATCACAACACAGCCACAGCCAAGTACTTTGGAACAAGCACCACGGCACATGGAGCTCGCTCTCCGAAGGGAGCCCTGGGAGTTGCTGGAACACAACTGGTGTTTGCAGCTGGTCAAGATGAGGAAGGCACGTGTCATGAAGGTAGGTATATCCAAGTTATCGGTTTGAAAGGCCTACACTCTGGAACCAATCCGATTTCAGGCCAATTCTCTTTGGCTATCGACGGTATTTTGATGAATGGCGATAAAGTAGAACAATATGTTCGCGACGCAACCATATCTGGCAACTTCTTTTCCTTGCTCAACCAAGTTGAAGCGGTAAGCTCTAAAATCCACGCCAATAGTTCCAAAACATTTTTCGCGCCGACGATTCGTTTTGGTGGTGTGAGTGTTGCGGGGGCGTAA
- a CDS encoding histidine phosphatase family protein, producing MTNKTVETEIYLLRHGQTVSNTLKRIQGQSDSSLTPSGLEQTERLAQRLAPLQFAALYSSPLGRAYETANVLGRYLDLKAQKEPRFQEISFGSVEGLTWSDVKEAHPELCEQWRQHVNHIALPDGESRDQAMERFTTALGELVQRHQGERIAIVTHGGVLAALFARILGIPSGKRPLCMIENASINILRYRDGWKIKTWGDVAHLP from the coding sequence ATGACAAACAAGACCGTGGAAACAGAAATCTATCTCCTGCGCCATGGCCAAACGGTCAGTAACACCCTCAAGCGCATCCAAGGACAGTCAGATAGCTCCCTTACACCTAGTGGCTTAGAGCAAACAGAAAGATTGGCTCAGCGACTGGCACCGCTACAATTTGCAGCTCTTTACTCTAGCCCCCTTGGCCGTGCCTACGAAACAGCTAACGTGCTTGGTCGGTATTTAGACCTTAAAGCTCAAAAAGAGCCTCGCTTTCAGGAGATTAGTTTCGGCTCCGTCGAAGGGCTTACCTGGAGTGATGTTAAAGAAGCACACCCAGAGTTATGCGAGCAATGGCGTCAGCATGTAAATCACATTGCTCTACCTGATGGCGAAAGCCGTGACCAGGCTATGGAGCGTTTCACGACAGCCTTGGGAGAGTTGGTTCAACGTCACCAAGGCGAGAGAATTGCTATTGTCACGCATGGTGGAGTACTTGCAGCACTCTTTGCTCGCATTCTAGGTATTCCATCAGGAAAAAGGCCTCTTTGCATGATTGAGAATGCGTCCATCAACATCCTTCGGTACAGGGACGGGTGGAAAATCAAGACCTGGGGAGATGTAGCTCATCTTCCATGA
- the bcp gene encoding thioredoxin-dependent thiol peroxidase, translating into MNFPKIGNLAPNFKLLNQDGEQVSLKDFRGEKNVIVYFYPKAMTPGCTVQAGGLRDAKRKLSARGTVALGISPDPVARLDKFREKESLNFDLLSDEDHSVAEAYGVWALKKNYGREYMGIVRTTFIVGKDGKLKHIMDKVKTKTHHDDALDWIKEHL; encoded by the coding sequence TTGAATTTTCCAAAGATCGGTAACTTAGCTCCAAACTTTAAGCTGCTCAATCAGGACGGAGAGCAGGTATCCCTCAAGGATTTCCGTGGCGAGAAGAATGTCATCGTCTATTTCTATCCGAAGGCGATGACTCCAGGGTGTACCGTTCAGGCTGGCGGTCTGCGGGATGCAAAGCGCAAGCTGAGTGCGCGGGGTACGGTTGCTCTCGGTATCAGCCCTGATCCAGTGGCCCGTCTGGATAAATTTCGTGAAAAAGAGTCACTGAATTTCGATCTCTTGTCTGATGAAGATCATAGTGTTGCGGAAGCTTACGGAGTCTGGGCTCTTAAGAAAAACTATGGCCGTGAGTACATGGGAATTGTGCGAACGACCTTTATTGTTGGTAAAGATGGGAAGCTGAAGCACATTATGGATAAAGTTAAAACAAAGACCCATCACGACGATGCACTTGATTGGATTAAAGAGCACCTATAG
- a CDS encoding YbaN family protein, with amino-acid sequence MDPQASKNTRVDYSHEVTPIKNPILRTMLMILSFVFLGVGFVGVFLPVLPTTPFVLLSAFLYARSSPRFYNWMMNHRHLGPPLRRWKTTGSIPRSAKILAISMIAITLIPSILFVVPVLAVKVLLGIIGILVATYIATRPESDKVA; translated from the coding sequence ATGGATCCACAAGCCTCGAAGAACACTAGGGTCGATTATAGCCACGAAGTGACGCCGATAAAGAATCCCATCCTGCGAACGATGCTGATGATTCTAAGCTTCGTATTTTTAGGGGTGGGCTTTGTGGGTGTGTTTTTACCAGTCCTTCCGACAACACCATTCGTACTGCTTTCCGCGTTCCTTTACGCTAGATCATCACCCCGATTCTATAACTGGATGATGAATCATCGACATTTGGGTCCTCCCCTCAGGCGCTGGAAGACGACAGGTAGTATTCCAAGGTCTGCAAAAATTTTGGCGATCAGCATGATCGCCATCACTCTCATTCCATCGATTCTTTTCGTGGTTCCTGTATTGGCAGTGAAGGTGCTTCTTGGAATCATTGGTATTCTGGTCGCAACCTATATTGCGACGCGACCGGAGTCAGACAAGGTCGCCTAA
- a CDS encoding TIGR02147 family protein, with protein MEAHADYRQILKAELDSRCGQNPRYSLRAFARDLNLSPSRLSEILNHKQGVSRKAAEKIAKNLGFRETEVVHFCDLVSVKHARSIKERQDAHLRILKKQAEQEETKTFQLKLDAFKIISDWYHIGILELMNMKGFRSDPRWIARRLGVTPIQIELAIDRLIRVGLLRRNRDDELEAVENDGWIPGGVPSESIRKFHRQILQKAMEAIATQPVDQRYVQTHVLALNKEDVPEASKEIEKFQHRFCQRFQTPEQKDLVYCISMQLFKIAEDGP; from the coding sequence ATGGAAGCTCATGCCGATTATCGGCAGATTCTCAAGGCTGAACTTGATTCGCGATGCGGGCAAAACCCTCGCTACTCTCTGCGAGCCTTTGCCAGGGATCTCAATCTATCGCCGTCCCGCTTGAGCGAAATACTGAACCATAAGCAAGGAGTCTCTAGAAAAGCCGCCGAAAAGATTGCCAAGAATTTAGGCTTTCGAGAAACCGAAGTGGTCCACTTTTGCGATTTGGTCTCTGTGAAGCATGCCCGATCGATAAAGGAGAGACAGGATGCTCACCTACGGATTCTTAAGAAGCAGGCAGAGCAGGAGGAAACCAAGACCTTTCAACTTAAGTTGGATGCTTTCAAGATTATCTCGGATTGGTACCACATTGGCATCTTAGAGCTGATGAATATGAAAGGCTTCCGAAGTGATCCACGATGGATTGCCCGACGTCTGGGGGTCACACCTATCCAAATTGAACTGGCGATTGATCGCCTGATTCGAGTTGGCTTGCTAAGACGAAATCGCGACGATGAACTGGAGGCCGTGGAAAACGACGGCTGGATTCCTGGAGGGGTCCCTTCAGAAAGCATCCGCAAGTTTCATCGGCAAATCTTGCAAAAGGCCATGGAGGCGATTGCGACACAGCCAGTCGATCAGCGCTATGTCCAAACCCATGTCCTGGCTTTAAATAAAGAGGATGTCCCTGAGGCATCGAAAGAGATCGAAAAGTTTCAACATCGTTTTTGCCAAAGGTTTCAAACCCCAGAGCAAAAGGATTTAGTCTACTGCATTTCTATGCAGCTTTTTAAAATCGCGGAGGATGGACCATGA
- a CDS encoding Kelch repeat-containing protein, translating into MKEVSMKMMMGLIPLLGLAVGSPEGVLTGGLIGAKARAANMAVVESPYVQPGGRLGHWGVGNGGDYLRIGFARAREHAANIVSRLSAESLRTVQDEAVRTWILEKKALLAADILAAKHIWEMDAKPTCGWTVMPEPGDPVPLANPIQLSYPTCRDKVKSFYEATQLLIHESVHHFGEGEDMADKVAIAVVDAWREGRIEWLSINTDDAPSPRQKHSAVWTGDTMVVFGGYDSSQNTSLGDGAVYQPSTDSWAALPELQGLKPRHFHSAHWTGESMIVWGGYQRVDQTETWQYDGFIWNPETKAIETISKPSWWTPQSSTWVFDPRQQTVWTGDELWVWGGIDHNGVPLGGRYNPKTRQWSDLNQGHPAAPSKIAGHSMVWTGEKLIVWGGYEGVSGSTRTISQSGAIFDPSTQTWQGMNDSNAPSARAGHQAFWNGSKMIVFSGGGVSSQRELKGTGGLYNPNTDTWSSLATEMVIERVGHSAVWNGHELLVYGGRSNRLRTYFGEVYNFDPASGRWSGVNSQFTPVSRWYHTAIWTGSSLIIWGGNQGIGSDLADGGIYYP; encoded by the coding sequence ATGAAAGAAGTGTCTATGAAAATGATGATGGGCCTCATTCCCCTTTTGGGATTAGCGGTTGGGTCACCTGAGGGGGTCTTAACTGGGGGTTTGATTGGGGCAAAGGCGAGAGCAGCGAACATGGCAGTTGTCGAAAGCCCGTATGTGCAGCCGGGAGGCCGATTGGGTCACTGGGGTGTGGGTAATGGTGGTGACTACTTGCGTATTGGCTTCGCGCGCGCACGGGAGCATGCAGCGAATATTGTGAGTCGCTTGAGTGCTGAGTCTTTGCGTACTGTGCAGGACGAAGCCGTACGAACCTGGATTCTAGAAAAGAAAGCCCTCTTGGCTGCCGATATCTTAGCGGCGAAGCATATCTGGGAGATGGATGCAAAACCAACCTGTGGTTGGACGGTGATGCCTGAGCCTGGTGATCCGGTGCCACTGGCTAATCCTATACAACTGTCTTACCCAACTTGCCGGGATAAGGTTAAGAGTTTTTACGAGGCAACTCAGTTGCTGATCCACGAATCGGTCCATCACTTCGGCGAGGGTGAGGACATGGCGGATAAAGTCGCGATTGCGGTGGTTGACGCTTGGCGGGAGGGCCGCATTGAGTGGCTATCGATCAATACTGACGATGCCCCCAGCCCGCGGCAAAAGCATTCGGCAGTGTGGACAGGGGATACTATGGTCGTCTTTGGCGGTTATGATTCCTCTCAAAATACGAGTTTAGGTGATGGCGCGGTTTACCAACCCAGCACAGATTCTTGGGCCGCTCTTCCGGAACTTCAAGGTTTAAAGCCGAGGCATTTCCATTCCGCTCATTGGACGGGAGAATCGATGATCGTTTGGGGTGGTTACCAACGGGTCGATCAAACCGAAACCTGGCAATACGATGGCTTTATCTGGAACCCTGAGACCAAAGCGATCGAAACCATAAGCAAACCAAGCTGGTGGACACCCCAGAGCTCCACGTGGGTCTTTGATCCCCGTCAGCAAACTGTATGGACAGGCGATGAGCTTTGGGTTTGGGGTGGCATTGATCACAACGGTGTTCCATTAGGTGGGCGATACAACCCCAAAACTCGCCAGTGGTCGGACCTCAATCAGGGGCATCCAGCAGCACCCTCGAAGATTGCTGGGCACTCCATGGTTTGGACAGGAGAAAAGTTGATCGTATGGGGTGGGTATGAAGGCGTCAGTGGCTCGACACGGACGATTTCCCAGTCTGGTGCTATCTTCGATCCCAGCACTCAAACTTGGCAAGGGATGAACGATAGCAATGCTCCCTCTGCACGGGCCGGTCATCAGGCATTCTGGAATGGTAGCAAGATGATCGTGTTTAGTGGTGGTGGCGTGAGTTCTCAAAGAGAGCTAAAAGGCACTGGCGGGCTGTACAACCCGAACACAGATACCTGGTCGTCGCTGGCTACGGAAATGGTCATCGAGCGGGTTGGTCACAGCGCTGTTTGGAATGGACATGAACTCCTTGTCTATGGCGGCCGCTCCAATCGCCTGCGGACCTACTTCGGTGAAGTGTACAACTTTGATCCTGCAAGTGGCCGTTGGTCTGGTGTGAACTCTCAGTTCACTCCTGTATCTCGCTGGTATCACACAGCTATATGGACAGGCAGCTCTTTGATTATCTGGGGTGGCAACCAAGGAATCGGTTCTGATCTAGCCGATGGTGGTATTTATTACCCATGA
- a CDS encoding ATP-binding protein, translating to MVSLAQDHKTIEGLVNHKVLKLNQTASFENCVMHLGQRNDRVALVVNDNDRVVGLITTHELILALVNKVSKTATIKDIMHNNPPVVSPRDSLRQVAKAMTDCKLDYVAVVEDEIIKGIVSWHDIQASILEEFGRFEDQTLELGNQLRYKDDYLGVVSHDVRTPLSVVSLCCDYLMSESSRKTLTPDQVSFIERIKRNAKNATTMVSDILDVVRLEKGFDLDYGDVDVDEFLGDVISNLQVIASEKNIEVVVECEEHMHVPMDRKRMIHVLENLVNNAVKFSPSGKKIFVSASSEVRKGDTYLVLTVRDEGMGIKEEDQKKIFDKFSQLESGVAKTLGIGLGLAIAKKFVSLHRGFMEVDGGWQKGASFRAYIPGAKTGRKAESSEGERSDVPRILIVEDDESIREYFEEELRMAKYDVVSAHDGEEGIHAYFRYKPDLIMSDIRMPNVDGLELLARVRMTDKDVPFILCTGYYPGLSEDLAASDYKADHVLEKPVTADYVIKVVGQFVKPVQNAS from the coding sequence ATGGTTTCTTTAGCGCAGGATCACAAGACAATTGAAGGCTTAGTCAATCACAAGGTGCTGAAACTCAACCAGACCGCATCTTTTGAAAATTGCGTGATGCATCTCGGTCAGAGAAACGATCGCGTTGCCTTGGTCGTCAACGATAACGATCGTGTTGTCGGCTTGATTACCACCCACGAATTGATACTCGCCTTGGTCAACAAAGTATCCAAGACTGCAACAATCAAAGATATCATGCACAACAATCCTCCAGTGGTGTCACCGAGAGACTCTCTGCGGCAAGTTGCAAAGGCCATGACGGACTGCAAGCTGGATTATGTCGCGGTCGTTGAGGATGAGATCATTAAAGGAATTGTAAGCTGGCACGACATTCAAGCCTCTATCCTGGAGGAATTTGGGCGGTTCGAGGATCAGACGTTAGAACTCGGTAACCAGCTTCGCTATAAAGATGACTACCTGGGCGTTGTCTCTCATGATGTGCGAACTCCATTGAGCGTTGTCTCTCTTTGCTGCGACTACCTGATGTCTGAGTCGAGCCGAAAGACCCTTACCCCGGATCAAGTATCGTTTATCGAGCGTATCAAGCGTAATGCTAAGAACGCCACCACCATGGTTTCCGATATTCTCGACGTTGTAAGGCTCGAAAAGGGCTTTGATCTTGACTATGGCGACGTCGATGTAGACGAATTCTTAGGTGACGTGATCTCAAATCTTCAAGTCATTGCTAGCGAAAAGAATATTGAGGTGGTCGTTGAGTGCGAGGAGCATATGCATGTTCCTATGGACCGAAAACGGATGATTCATGTCTTAGAAAACCTCGTCAATAACGCTGTGAAATTCTCTCCATCGGGGAAGAAAATTTTCGTGTCAGCTAGCTCTGAAGTTCGTAAGGGAGATACCTACCTCGTTCTCACTGTCCGTGATGAAGGCATGGGAATTAAGGAAGAAGATCAGAAGAAAATCTTTGATAAGTTTAGCCAGCTGGAATCGGGGGTTGCTAAAACCCTGGGAATCGGCTTGGGGCTTGCCATTGCGAAAAAGTTTGTATCCTTGCATCGTGGGTTTATGGAGGTCGATGGTGGCTGGCAAAAAGGAGCCTCCTTTCGAGCCTATATCCCAGGTGCAAAGACTGGACGCAAGGCAGAGTCTAGCGAAGGTGAGCGTAGCGATGTCCCACGAATCTTGATTGTCGAAGATGACGAGTCAATACGGGAGTATTTTGAGGAAGAGCTTCGCATGGCAAAGTATGATGTTGTCAGTGCTCATGATGGTGAAGAGGGTATCCACGCCTACTTTCGCTATAAACCAGACCTCATCATGAGTGATATCCGGATGCCTAATGTCGATGGCCTAGAGCTACTGGCTCGTGTTCGTATGACTGACAAAGACGTTCCATTTATATTATGTACAGGTTATTACCCAGGTCTTTCAGAGGATCTCGCCGCTAGTGACTATAAGGCTGACCATGTTCTTGAGAAACCTGTGACGGCTGATTACGTTATCAAAGTAGTCGGTCAATTTGTAAAGCCAGTCCAAAATGCTTCATAA
- a CDS encoding alpha/beta fold hydrolase encodes MLEQERVLSKVLEVFPDDLKAKAGEKAYEAFVGLRRKIMGARVDRVMLTGDREISYLEIDGGKDETVLFLHGFADSKDTFYDAAQYLVADYNIICPDLPGFGKSFKRRSDTYCLENYGAWLSEFIEAINLVGFHVAGNSLGGAVALQVALMIPHKIKTLTLIDPAGIFLDEPYSLHHELFDGHVIFDVQTRDEFEYFLQRVFSKQPFIPHPIKDFLFKEFSRHGVWHRKVLADLIKGLDSDEDPRLYDMALNDRLPEVQVPTFILWGDEDSFFPKETAYFMQQKIPHAELHLLADTGHCPQIESPKRFALVFRKFLHRQCLQLDRVERQKSHRLGTNVSRGYDPSDRQGATRNPHKQKRSPGRSTKKVETAPSESRRPAPSLTRAKAKASRKTSKKKASRVQRKPRQTS; translated from the coding sequence TTGCTAGAACAAGAACGAGTCCTTTCCAAAGTCCTCGAAGTTTTTCCAGATGATTTAAAAGCCAAGGCCGGAGAGAAAGCCTACGAAGCCTTTGTCGGTCTCCGTCGCAAGATAATGGGTGCACGGGTGGATCGAGTGATGCTCACCGGTGATCGTGAGATCTCTTACTTAGAAATTGACGGTGGCAAAGATGAGACAGTTCTTTTTCTCCACGGCTTTGCTGATAGCAAGGACACGTTTTACGATGCTGCCCAATATTTAGTGGCTGACTATAATATCATCTGTCCCGATCTACCAGGCTTTGGTAAAAGCTTTAAACGTCGATCTGACACCTATTGCCTGGAGAACTATGGCGCCTGGCTCTCTGAGTTCATTGAAGCGATCAACCTGGTCGGTTTTCACGTGGCTGGCAACTCTTTAGGTGGAGCGGTGGCCTTGCAGGTGGCTCTCATGATTCCTCACAAGATCAAGACTCTGACTTTGATCGATCCCGCTGGGATCTTTTTGGATGAACCCTATAGTTTGCATCATGAGCTATTCGATGGTCATGTTATCTTTGATGTTCAGACTCGGGACGAGTTTGAGTATTTTTTACAGCGAGTTTTTTCTAAACAGCCGTTCATTCCTCACCCCATCAAAGATTTTTTATTCAAAGAGTTCTCTCGTCATGGAGTCTGGCATCGTAAGGTTCTTGCGGATTTGATCAAGGGTTTGGATTCAGATGAAGATCCTAGGCTCTATGATATGGCCTTGAACGATCGCCTGCCTGAAGTGCAAGTGCCCACCTTTATCCTGTGGGGTGATGAGGATAGCTTTTTTCCAAAGGAAACAGCTTACTTCATGCAACAAAAAATACCCCATGCAGAGCTGCATCTTCTAGCTGATACGGGGCACTGTCCACAAATTGAATCACCTAAACGGTTTGCGCTAGTGTTTCGCAAATTTCTCCACCGCCAATGCTTGCAGCTCGACCGAGTTGAAAGGCAAAAAAGCCATCGCTTAGGGACCAATGTCTCACGTGGCTACGATCCTAGCGATCGACAGGGAGCGACCAGGAATCCTCACAAACAAAAGCGTTCGCCGGGCAGGTCTACCAAGAAGGTAGAGACGGCGCCGAGCGAATCACGGCGACCAGCACCGTCTCTTACAAGGGCCAAGGCTAAGGCGAGCCGCAAGACAAGCAAGAAAAAAGCAAGTCGGGTGCAGCGCAAACCTCGTCAGACCAGCTAG